A single window of Tetrapisispora phaffii CBS 4417 chromosome 16, complete genome DNA harbors:
- the TPHA0P00130 gene encoding uncharacterized protein (similar to Saccharomyces cerevisiae EMP47 (YFL048C) and EMP46 (YLR080W); ancestral locus Anc_8.2), translating into MKFLLYFLTIVCLAVGHSIDKAKSSMNENHSLSYLLGVKKIPPTWVSGDGTVLEEGRIVLTPKKSSKGSLWSRSVYQLKDSFTMEWTFRSVNYFGDSKGGISFWFISDSVPHADKSLYNGPQKYEGFQMLVDNKSKFKSTLHVLLNDGSETFKEDDIHLRAIGKCLLSYQDQSVPSTIRLSYSSQDNLFKVQVNNKVCLQTSKVKLPKGNYFIGVTAANYNNDESFEILQMKMHDVLTEESLIPNVNQMPQPQLLTKIVDKATGNEKLVTKAKFDSKSKQFSSNEIYKKLDKIEGKILGNDISNLEEMLTELMKTQELLASSIGKLAEQFGSHTVQKAQNPNDGSIDPEKYKDIFALNEKLEKMIADQQKLRDSASHNNNTSHLDSIVNKLTLFLIPLIIFMCVMTYYTIKIKQELLKTKLL; encoded by the coding sequence ATGAAATTTCTGCTGTATTTTTTGACCATCGTTTGCCTGGCTGTTGGTCACTCAATTGACAAAGCTAAGTCTAGTATGAATGAGAACCACTCTCTATCATATTTGCTTGGTGTTAAAAAAATCCCACCTACTTGGGTTTCTGGTGATGGGACCGTCTTAGAAGAAGGAAGAATTGTGTTAACACCAAAGAAAAGTTCTAAAGGCTCACTATGGAGCAGGTCCGTGTATCAGTTAAAGGATTCTTTTACAATGGAATGGACATTTAGAAGTGTCAACTATTTTGGAGACTCTAAAGGTGGCATTTCATTTTGGTTCATATCCGATTCAGTGCCCCACGCTGATAAATCTTTATATAATGGTCCACAAAAATATGAAGGTTTCCAGATGTTAGTGGATAATAAGAGTAAGTTCAAATCTACACTACATGTTTTATTGAATGATGGTTCCGAAACTTTCAAAGAAGACGATATACATTTGAGAGCTATAGGTAAGTGTTTACTAAGTTACCAAGACCAATCAGTGCCATCTACAATTCGTTTGTCCTACAGCAGTcaagataatttatttaaagtaCAAGTCAATAATAAGGTATGTTTGCAAACAAGCAAAGTTAAATTGCCAAAGGGCAACTACTTTATTGGTGTCACTGCTGCAAATTATAACAACGATGAgtcttttgaaattttacaaatgaaaatgcATGATGTTTTAACTGAGGAATCCTTAATTCCAAATGTAAACCAGATGCCTCAACCTCAATTGCTAACTAAAATTGTCGACAAAGCTACCGGTAATGAAAAGCTTGTCACTAAAGCGAAATTTGATTCGAAATCTAAACAATTCAGTTCAAATGAAATCTATAAGAAATTAGATAAAATCGAAGGTAAGATTTTAGGTAATGATATCAGCAACCTAGAAGAGATGTTGACAGAATTAATGAAGACTCAGGAGTTATTGGCATCGAGCATTGGAAAACTGGCGGAACAATTCGGTTCACATACTGTCCAAAAGGCTCAGAACCCTAATGATGGCAGCATTGATCcagaaaaatataaggATATTTTTGCtttgaatgaaaaattggaaaaaatgATTGCTGATCAACAAAAGCTGAGGGACTCTGCATCTCACAACAATAACACCTCACATCTAGATTCGATTGTCAACAAGCTAACACTATTTTTGATCCCACTGATCATATTTATGTGTGTCATGACTTATTATACCATCAAGATAAAACAAGAACTATTAAAGACTAAATTATTGTAG